A region of Pseudoalteromonas aliena SW19 DNA encodes the following proteins:
- a CDS encoding NAD(P)/FAD-dependent oxidoreductase: MAAQKKQQIAVVGAGIIGICCALNLQRAGFAVTLYDDKGLAQGCSKGNAGHFATEQVFPLAHSSLLKKLPGMLFNPLGPLRIDWRYLIQALPWFWLFTKNMRNKIYKTNTLALKALNESAIIAYDNLLNEFNLGHLLTKKGSLLTFEVTPLNQINTIYNNFLDQGIAVELLSAEEVKVLEPNLSEKITYALLFKDVAHSVDPHLFCLNLAAQFSALGGNFCQQKITSVKQTGKIFTLGNNEQTFTADKVVIAAGAWSKPLIVPFGYKVPLDTERGYHCMLASNYGLTRPVASAERSFIMTPMSQGLRIAGTVEFAGTEREMNNKRALALLPNAKAMLKNAAPPLQPSSIWMGCRPSLPDSLPVIGEAPYHPNLFFAFGHQHLGLTQGAITSELITSLCLKRPTKIDLKPYCISRF, from the coding sequence TTGGCAGCTCAAAAAAAACAACAAATAGCTGTGGTTGGTGCTGGGATTATTGGCATTTGCTGCGCACTTAACTTACAGCGAGCTGGCTTTGCAGTCACTTTATATGACGACAAAGGGTTAGCACAGGGGTGCTCAAAAGGTAATGCTGGGCACTTTGCTACCGAGCAAGTTTTTCCACTCGCGCATTCATCATTATTAAAAAAATTACCGGGTATGTTATTTAATCCATTAGGCCCATTAAGAATAGATTGGCGTTATCTAATTCAAGCTCTGCCATGGTTTTGGTTATTCACTAAAAATATGAGAAATAAAATATATAAAACCAACACGTTAGCACTTAAAGCATTAAATGAGAGTGCAATTATCGCATACGACAACTTACTAAATGAGTTCAACTTAGGACACTTGCTAACTAAAAAAGGCAGTTTACTAACATTTGAAGTAACACCACTTAACCAAATTAATACGATTTATAATAACTTTCTAGATCAGGGCATCGCTGTTGAATTACTAAGTGCTGAAGAAGTAAAAGTATTAGAGCCCAATTTATCAGAAAAAATAACGTATGCGTTATTGTTTAAGGATGTAGCCCATAGTGTAGATCCGCATCTATTTTGTTTAAATTTAGCTGCGCAATTTAGTGCTTTAGGTGGCAATTTTTGTCAACAAAAAATAACCAGTGTAAAGCAAACTGGGAAAATATTTACCCTTGGTAATAATGAGCAAACATTTACTGCTGATAAAGTCGTTATCGCAGCAGGTGCATGGAGTAAGCCTCTAATTGTGCCATTTGGTTATAAAGTCCCACTTGATACTGAGCGAGGATATCACTGCATGCTGGCAAGCAATTATGGATTAACAAGGCCCGTTGCTTCAGCGGAGCGTAGTTTTATCATGACTCCTATGAGTCAAGGACTGCGCATAGCTGGCACCGTCGAGTTTGCTGGTACAGAACGCGAAATGAATAACAAACGTGCACTTGCATTGTTACCAAATGCCAAAGCAATGCTCAAAAATGCAGCACCTCCGTTACAACCGAGCAGCATTTGGATGGGCTGTCGACCATCACTGCCGGATTCATTGCCAGTAATAGGTGAAGCACCTTACCACCCTAATCTATTTTTTGCTTTTGGCCATCAACATCTAGGTTTAACACAAGGTGCTATTACCTCTGAGCTAATCACTAGTTTATGTTTAAAACGACCCACAAAAATTGATTTAAAACCTTATTGTATTAGTCGATTTTAA
- a CDS encoding 4-hydroxyproline epimerase, giving the protein MRKGTFFCIDGHTCGNPVRLITSGHPQLSGLTMSDKRQDFLKNHDWIRQSLMFEPRGHDMMSGGFLYPPTTEDGDAAILFVETSGCLPMCGHGTIGIVTFALEHGLLHAKVPGTLLLDTPAGRVQINYEMIDGKVQWVKIYNVPAYLAHQSIVIEVDELGELNVDIAYGGNFYIIVEPQDNFKGIEHLTAGQILKYSPLVRDAINAKIKCTHPLDPTVQGASHVLWTGTPKNANSNAANAVFYGDKAIDRSPCGTGTSARMAQLFAKGQLAQGQSFTHESYIGSQFIGCIEKVTEIAGITAILPSIQGWSKVTGTSTITVDDDDPYAFGFQVI; this is encoded by the coding sequence ATGCGCAAAGGGACCTTTTTTTGTATTGACGGTCACACCTGTGGCAATCCAGTTAGGCTTATAACCAGTGGTCATCCACAATTGAGCGGTCTGACGATGAGTGATAAGCGCCAAGACTTTTTAAAAAATCACGATTGGATACGTCAATCTTTGATGTTTGAGCCTCGTGGCCACGATATGATGTCAGGAGGGTTTTTATATCCGCCAACCACAGAAGATGGCGATGCCGCTATTTTATTTGTGGAAACATCAGGGTGCTTACCCATGTGTGGGCACGGCACAATAGGCATTGTCACGTTTGCTTTAGAGCATGGTTTGCTTCATGCAAAAGTGCCGGGGACTCTGTTATTGGACACGCCAGCTGGGCGTGTTCAAATCAATTATGAAATGATTGATGGCAAAGTTCAGTGGGTAAAAATTTATAATGTTCCCGCTTACTTAGCACATCAGTCAATTGTCATTGAAGTGGATGAATTGGGTGAGCTTAATGTGGATATTGCCTATGGAGGTAACTTCTACATTATTGTTGAACCACAAGACAATTTTAAAGGCATTGAACATTTAACTGCTGGGCAAATTTTAAAGTATAGCCCACTGGTGCGAGATGCGATAAACGCGAAAATAAAGTGTACGCACCCGCTTGATCCAACGGTTCAAGGTGCAAGTCATGTTTTATGGACCGGCACACCAAAAAATGCCAATTCAAACGCAGCAAATGCTGTTTTTTATGGTGATAAAGCCATTGATCGGTCGCCATGTGGAACAGGTACAAGTGCCCGTATGGCACAACTATTTGCCAAGGGGCAATTGGCTCAAGGGCAAAGTTTCACTCATGAAAGCTATATCGGTAGCCAATTTATTGGTTGTATTGAAAAAGTAACCGAAATTGCAGGCATAACAGCTATTTTACCAAGTATTCAAGGTTGGTCTAAGGTGACGGGCACAAGCACGATCACAGTGGATGACGACGACCCATATGCATTTGGGTTTCAAGTAATTTAA
- a CDS encoding aldehyde dehydrogenase (NADP(+)), whose product MTLTGQSLVAGQWIGDSANGEFNGFSPARNESLPTRFFNLSTEELDGATEAAQSAFYQYRKTSFTQRADFLTCIAEQILALGDELLEQTQQETNLPLARLQGERMRTVNQLKAFADALRKNPASALGLKIVDEAEATRAPLPKPHTELNYLPLGPVAVFGASNFPYAFSTLGGDTAAALAAGCPVIVKNHTAHPGTGELMARAALAAIKKCAMPLGVFAMVQSKDYDMSHQLVAAPVIKAVGFTGSFNVANKLLETITKREEPIPFYGELGSINPQVILPNKAIEHSKEMAQSLCQSMLMGNGQFCTSPGLWLVPTGCDELEAHITAFINDAPSDTLLTPGIVKTFKHQVEERSQLAQVNVLGKGKLEHAFHADAHVFACNADDFLTTPALNEEVFGPAALIVRYDSEHQLMTLINQLQGQLTASIHGTEADLNKADSLIEALQYKVGRLIKNQMPTGVEVCASMNHGGPFPSSTDVRSTSVGTNAMLRFMRPICYQS is encoded by the coding sequence ATGACATTAACAGGACAAAGTTTAGTAGCAGGGCAATGGATCGGTGATTCAGCGAATGGTGAATTTAATGGATTTTCTCCAGCACGTAATGAATCACTGCCAACGCGCTTTTTTAATCTCAGTACCGAAGAGTTAGATGGTGCGACAGAAGCTGCGCAATCGGCATTTTATCAGTATCGTAAAACCAGTTTTACACAACGTGCTGATTTTTTAACGTGCATTGCAGAGCAAATCTTAGCACTTGGTGATGAGTTACTTGAGCAAACCCAGCAAGAGACCAACCTACCACTTGCACGTTTGCAAGGTGAGCGTATGCGCACTGTAAATCAACTTAAGGCTTTTGCCGATGCATTACGCAAAAACCCTGCATCAGCACTGGGTTTAAAAATAGTGGATGAGGCAGAAGCAACAAGAGCACCGCTACCAAAACCACATACAGAACTTAACTATTTACCGCTTGGACCAGTCGCTGTATTTGGTGCTTCTAATTTCCCATATGCTTTTTCAACACTTGGTGGCGATACGGCAGCAGCCCTTGCTGCGGGTTGCCCTGTGATTGTAAAAAATCATACGGCGCACCCAGGTACTGGCGAGTTGATGGCACGTGCGGCGCTTGCTGCTATTAAAAAGTGTGCGATGCCTTTAGGGGTATTTGCGATGGTGCAAAGTAAAGACTATGATATGTCGCATCAGCTAGTTGCTGCACCTGTAATAAAAGCAGTGGGGTTTACCGGATCATTTAATGTTGCCAACAAACTACTAGAAACGATTACGAAGCGTGAAGAGCCAATTCCATTTTATGGTGAATTAGGCAGTATTAACCCACAAGTTATTTTACCCAATAAGGCCATTGAGCACAGCAAAGAAATGGCACAGTCGCTTTGCCAGTCAATGTTGATGGGTAACGGGCAGTTTTGTACCAGCCCAGGGCTTTGGTTAGTGCCAACAGGATGTGATGAACTTGAAGCGCATATTACTGCGTTTATTAATGATGCACCATCAGACACCTTACTCACTCCAGGAATTGTAAAAACGTTTAAACACCAAGTAGAAGAGCGCAGCCAACTTGCACAGGTAAATGTGCTAGGTAAGGGGAAACTTGAGCACGCATTTCATGCCGATGCGCATGTATTTGCTTGTAATGCAGATGATTTTTTAACAACCCCTGCTTTGAATGAAGAAGTATTCGGTCCCGCAGCATTAATTGTGCGCTACGACAGTGAACACCAGCTGATGACGTTAATAAATCAACTTCAAGGGCAACTAACTGCCAGTATTCATGGTACTGAAGCTGATTTAAATAAAGCGGATAGTCTTATCGAAGCGCTACAATATAAAGTGGGCCGCTTGATAAAAAACCAAATGCCAACAGGCGTTGAAGTATGTGCTTCAATGAACCACGGTGGGCCATTCCCAAGCTCAACTGATGTACGAAGTACTTCTGTAGGAACAAATGCAATGTTGCGATTTATGAGACCCATTTGTTATCAGTCATAA
- a CDS encoding GntR family transcriptional regulator — protein sequence MAIEHKTRTQLVAEAIRAKILSGEIKGGEPLRQAALATELNVSRIPVREALLQLEAEGLVNFEAHKGATATELSASQIDEIFDIRALLEAELLSHSIGGLTEQDLIDAELILTELESAMDAGDTHLVTGDLNSRFHGKLYSRAQRPQTLELVDMYSKNSERYVRMHILLAGGLTTAPEEHRILLAHCRSKDTKKACDFLKKHILGAKNDIKKLLLKLEDEKSSPST from the coding sequence ATGGCTATTGAGCACAAAACCCGAACTCAGCTCGTTGCAGAAGCTATTCGCGCAAAGATCCTCTCCGGAGAAATTAAAGGAGGAGAGCCACTTCGCCAAGCGGCATTGGCTACGGAGCTAAATGTCAGCCGAATTCCTGTTCGAGAGGCATTATTACAGCTTGAGGCAGAAGGTTTGGTTAACTTTGAGGCGCACAAAGGGGCGACAGCAACAGAACTTTCAGCATCACAAATTGATGAAATTTTTGATATAAGGGCGTTACTTGAAGCTGAGCTACTAAGCCATTCAATAGGCGGTTTAACAGAACAAGATTTAATTGATGCGGAGCTCATTTTAACCGAGCTTGAAAGCGCTATGGATGCGGGGGACACCCATCTCGTAACGGGTGATTTAAATAGCCGCTTTCATGGTAAATTGTATTCACGCGCACAACGCCCACAAACCCTTGAACTTGTTGACATGTATAGTAAAAATTCAGAACGTTATGTACGTATGCATATTTTACTAGCGGGTGGCTTAACAACTGCGCCCGAAGAGCACCGCATATTGTTAGCTCACTGTCGTTCAAAAGATACTAAAAAAGCCTGTGATTTTTTGAAAAAACATATTTTGGGCGCAAAAAACGATATTAAAAAGTTACTACTCAAGTTAGAAGACGAAAAAAGTAGTCCTTCCACATAA
- a CDS encoding dihydrodipicolinate synthase family protein, with the protein MKKNSKDWRNTVMPAVFTWLKESESGALEIDLDTTKKYAANILKAQGKGGTRMGGLVGSGTLGENSYLSSEQRLSLLKALSSVAQEYKVPLISGAAAKTKEELYKIVTELATVGVDTVMVMPPKTKEAPCDNEMYAYFALAAAAAKEAGITIMPYNNPDAAGYHALSTALLTKLAALPEVTALKISTIDVSVIETMMLDNKNLKVLAGVDTVTVHAGLAGACGGITGVGCVFPKASITMQEYVNNGEWAEANKISQAMNSISYLDAQPLLLEYLKFAFGVHHNDADGGLRTLGKKLTQQQIDDVRTRYIKAKERLEILDLID; encoded by the coding sequence ATGAAAAAAAACAGTAAAGATTGGCGAAATACGGTTATGCCGGCGGTATTTACATGGCTGAAGGAATCTGAATCTGGAGCCCTTGAAATTGACCTTGATACAACAAAAAAATACGCTGCGAATATTTTAAAAGCTCAAGGAAAAGGTGGAACCAGAATGGGCGGGCTTGTCGGCTCTGGTACTTTGGGTGAAAACAGTTATCTCAGTTCTGAGCAACGCCTGTCTTTACTAAAAGCCCTTTCTAGTGTTGCTCAAGAATACAAAGTTCCATTGATCAGCGGTGCAGCTGCAAAAACGAAAGAAGAGCTTTACAAAATAGTTACAGAGCTTGCGACTGTTGGTGTAGATACCGTTATGGTGATGCCACCAAAAACGAAGGAAGCGCCTTGCGATAATGAAATGTATGCGTACTTTGCGCTTGCTGCAGCCGCTGCAAAAGAGGCCGGCATAACAATAATGCCTTACAACAATCCTGACGCAGCCGGCTACCATGCGCTCTCAACGGCTCTCCTGACAAAGCTTGCAGCTCTTCCTGAAGTTACAGCGCTTAAAATATCAACAATAGACGTATCAGTTATTGAAACAATGATGCTAGATAACAAAAATTTAAAAGTCTTAGCGGGTGTTGACACCGTAACTGTACATGCGGGACTTGCTGGAGCTTGTGGCGGAATTACAGGTGTGGGCTGTGTATTCCCTAAAGCGAGTATAACTATGCAAGAGTATGTGAATAATGGAGAGTGGGCTGAAGCAAATAAAATTTCTCAGGCGATGAATTCCATATCTTATCTCGATGCACAACCGTTACTTTTGGAATACCTCAAGTTTGCTTTTGGAGTCCATCATAATGACGCTGACGGTGGGCTTCGCACCTTAGGCAAGAAATTGACTCAACAGCAAATTGATGACGTCCGTACACGATATATTAAAGCAAAAGAAAGACTTGAGATCCTAGATTTAATAGACTGA
- the lhpI gene encoding bifunctional Delta(1)-pyrroline-2-carboxylate/Delta(1)-piperideine-2-carboxylate reductase, whose amino-acid sequence MKIINAEHIDDALNFESLLIALQKGFASNFCMPKRNVYELEPTKTNRDAFAVLPAWNEQVIGVKAFTYFPSNTHTEYDSLYSKIMLFSRDHGEPLALVDGTRITLWRTAAVSALASRYLSRENSNHLVFFGSGNLALYMVKAHLTVRNFTRVTLIARNVEKVTALQHSLEQAFPYIDFVMGKSTEEVIFSADVISCATGSPTPLFNGAWLKPGTHVDLIGNHHSEQRECDTTTITRSHVYVDSRVNVLGEAGEVLQPIKEGVFRAHDIRAELSDLAKVNSYARFNETDITVFKSVGTALSDLIAANSVYQSLEG is encoded by the coding sequence ATGAAAATAATAAATGCAGAACACATTGATGATGCTCTTAATTTTGAATCATTGCTAATTGCACTACAAAAAGGTTTTGCATCTAACTTTTGCATGCCTAAACGCAATGTATACGAGCTTGAGCCCACTAAGACAAATCGTGATGCCTTTGCTGTATTACCTGCGTGGAATGAACAAGTTATTGGTGTTAAGGCGTTTACTTATTTCCCTAGCAATACACACACAGAATATGACTCGTTATATTCCAAAATTATGTTGTTCTCACGGGATCATGGCGAGCCCTTAGCTTTGGTGGATGGCACGCGCATTACGCTGTGGCGCACCGCAGCCGTATCAGCCTTAGCGAGCCGGTATTTATCCAGAGAAAACAGCAATCACTTAGTTTTTTTTGGTAGTGGTAACTTAGCGTTATACATGGTCAAGGCACATTTAACGGTTCGTAATTTTACTCGGGTGACATTAATTGCACGTAATGTTGAAAAAGTAACGGCATTACAACATTCGCTTGAGCAGGCATTTCCTTATATCGATTTTGTTATGGGTAAAAGTACCGAGGAAGTTATTTTTAGCGCCGATGTGATCAGCTGTGCAACAGGGTCGCCAACGCCTTTATTTAACGGCGCATGGTTAAAACCGGGCACTCATGTTGATCTAATTGGTAATCATCATAGTGAGCAACGTGAATGCGACACGACAACGATTACCCGCAGTCATGTATACGTTGATAGCAGAGTAAATGTGCTAGGCGAGGCTGGCGAGGTGCTGCAACCCATTAAAGAAGGAGTGTTTAGAGCACACGATATTCGCGCTGAGTTATCCGATTTGGCAAAAGTAAATAGCTACGCCCGTTTTAATGAAACAGATATTACGGTATTCAAATCGGTAGGAACGGCGCTGAGCGATTTGATTGCAGCGAATAGCGTTTACCAATCATTAGAAGGTTAA